TGAACCGGCAAGATGCAGCCACCGCAGCCGCGACCTGAGGACTACTCGTTGAAAGAGACAACACCCCGCCTTGGGGGTTTTATGGCAGCAGGGGACAAGCGCACAAGTACATACGACCTTGTGGAGCAGATGCCATATCTCTACGTGCGCGCTGTCAAGGCCAAAGACCTCCATGCCAAGGATGGGACTGGGAGCTGTGACCCATCGGTGGAGATCAAGCTTGGGAATTACAGGTGCACCACCCGTCAGTTTGAGAAGAATACTAACACGGAGTGGAACCAAGTCTTTGCCTTTCCCAAGGAACGCATCCAGTCCTCCTATATTGAGATCACTGTCAAAGACAAGGACGATTTCATTGGGCGAGTCATCTTTGACCTCAATGAAGTACCAAAGAGAGTCCCACCTGACAGTCCTTTAGCACCAGAGTGGTACCGTCTTGAGGGTCGGAAGGAGGGAAGGGTTGGAGAGCTAATGTTGGCTGTCTGGATGGGTTCACAGGCAGATGAAGCTTTCCCAGAAGCTTGGCATGCTGATGCTGCGTCAGTGCCTAGCGATGGTCTAGCAAGCATAAGGTCTAAGGTGTATTTAACTCCTAAGCTTTGGTATCTCAGGGTAAATGTTATTGAGGCACAAGACCTGGTACCAAGTGACAAGTGCCGGTATCCAGAAGTTTATGTGAAAGCTACACTTGGGAATCAGTCCTTGAGGACAAGGATATCTGCAAGCAAGAGTGTTAACCCCATGTGGAATGAGGATCTGATGTTTGTGGCAGCTGAACCATTTGAGGAGCACTTGATTCTTAGCGTCGAGGATCGGATTGCGCCAAACAAGGACGAGGTATTAGGGAAAGCATGTATTCCACTGCAGAATGTAGACAGGAGGCCTGACCACAGGCCAGTGCACAGCCGGTGGTGTAATCTTGAGAAGCATGTAGCAGGAGATGGGGAAcagaagaaaaaagatgtcaagttCTCTAGTCGTATTCACCTCAGGATTTCTTTGGATGGTGGGTATCATGTTCTGGATGAGTCAGCACATTACAGTAGCGATCTGAGGGCCACTGAGAAACAGCTGTGGAAGCCTAGCATTGGGGTTCTTGAGCTAGGAATCCTAAATGCTCAAGGATTACTGGCAATGAAGACTAAGGATGGGCACGGCACCACAGATTCTTACTGTGTTGCGAAGTACGGGCACAAGTGGGTCAGAACAAGGACTATCATCGACAGTTTCACCCCAAAATGGAATGAACAATACACCTGGGATGTGTATGATCCTTGTACGGTGATAACAGTTGGTGTGTTCGATAACTGCCACTTGCAAGGGGAGAAGTCCAAAGGAAACAAGGATAGCAGAATTGGCAAGGTACGGATCCGCCTGTCCACTCTTGAGTCTGGCAGAGTCTACACGCACTCGTACCCTCTTATCATTTTGCTTCCTACGGGCGTGAAGAAGATGGGTGAAGTGCAGCTTGCTGTGCGCTTCACATGCTACTCGCTGGTGAACATGATGCAGCTGTATTCTCAGCCGCTGCTGCCAAAGATGCACTATGTTTACCCTCTGTCTGTCACGCAGCTTGATGTTCTGAGGCTCCAGGCTACTCACATGGTCTCGACGAAATTGAGCCGTGCCGAGCCACCTCTCAGGAAGGAAGTTGTTGAGTACATGTTGGATGTGGATTCTCACACGTGGAGCATGAGGAAGAGCAAGGCAAACTTCTTCAGGATTATGAAAGTGTTGACCCCCCTTGTTGGAACTGCTCAATGGTTTGATAAGATTTGTGAATGGAAGAATCCGCTGACCACTGTGTTGATTCATCTCCTGTTCATCATTTTGGTTATGTTTCCAGAGCTGATCCTTCCGACCGTTTCCCTGTATCTGTTCTTGATTGGGGTCTGGTTCTACCGGTGGAGGCCAAGGCAGCCACCTCACATGGACACTCGTCTTTCACATGCCGAGACCTCCAACCCTGATGAGTttgatgaggagtttgatacttTTCCTACATCCCGTGCACATGATGTCGTTCGGATGAGGTATGATCGACTGAGGAGCATTGCAGGCAGGGTGCAGACAGTTGTTGGTGACTTGGCAACACAAGGTGAGAGGCTGCAGTCCCTGCTCAACTGGCGGGATCCAAGGGCCACTGCTATCTTTGTGACCTTCTGCTTGATCGCTGCTGTGGTGCTGTACGTGGTGCCGTTTCGCATGGTTGTGCTCATTGCTGGGTTGTATGTGCTGAGGCATCCCAGGTTCCGCCGCCACGGGCTTCCATCTGCTCCCCTGAACTTCTTCAGAAGGCTACCGGCGAAAACGGACAGCTTGCTGTGAGACCGTGCTGTGCAGGAAACATGAGTGTTTTCCAGCATCGGCGACGGCATTGCATGGATGGAATCTGAAATGCGCAGACAATGTTTCTTCAAGAATTGTTATCTTTTGTTGTATGTTAATTTAGACTTGAGACTTTGATTTGTTCTGGAGTTGGCACCAGGTTAACCTGTTTGCCTGTGTTGTTTCGACATGGATTTTCTCCTTCTGTCATCATCGAATTTCAGTTGTTATATGTTCGTGTTATCTTGTTACCTGCATCTGTGCGCTGATTGCCTGGCCCTGAATGTTGAGTTTAGTAGTATTTGACTTGATTCTCCTAAAAGATGTTGCATatctgtggtatgatttgcatcctAAAATGGAATCAGTGGTGAGATTGGTCTTAGCATGTGAAGCATTGAGTTGTGGAACTTGCTTTTTCAGATAAAAAGGCCACAAGACTTTGTTGAGGTCTAGATTCTAACCATTGACAATACTGCTCTCATGTTTGAGTTATAGTGCCTGTATTTGTATTTCAATAAAGTAGCGTCAAGATCAGAATTATGTGTGGAAGCAACACATATATGTAGTGAGTAGTTGACATCGACACCTAAGGTAAATCTTAGAAAAATGTGTGCTGCCATTTGACTTTTAGCTTTATTTACTTGATTGATGTTCTGCAGCAATTCATCATGTGATTTTATACACAGGTCCAGAACATTCTTGCCTTTGTAGAACAAAATTTTCAGGGGTAAGTTTGCACATGGATTGGTGCCTACGTGCAATAATTGTTTCAAGATTTTTCGATAATAAAACATTCTGATTTTGCTTACTTACATAAAACATCAGCGCAACCAAAGCAACGTAAAAAAGAAAATGTTATGCTGTTGGGTTTTTCCACCGCGAAACCTACACGTAGTTGGAGCGTGCGCGATCACACACTATATGTAGTGAGTAGTTGACATCGACGCCTAAGGTAAATCTTAGAAGAATGTGTGCTGCCATTTGACTTTTAGCTTTATTTACTCGATTGATGTTCTGCATCAATTCATCATGTGATTTTATACATGGGTCCAGAACATTCTTGCCTTCGTAGAAACAAAATTTCTAGGGGTAAGTTTGCACATGTATTGGTGCCTACGTGCAAAAATTATTTCAAGATTTTTCGATACTAGAATATTCTGATTTTGCTAACTTACATAAAACATCAGCGCAACCAAAGCAACATAAAAAAATGTTATGTCTACACGTAGTTGGAGCGTGcacaatcacccccccccccccttgcgcCGCCTTTGCCTAAAGCTCGGGCTGAAGCAAAGTGTTGGAGCCAGAAGGCCTGCACTCCCTCGGTCTATCTCGCCAACTAAAGACATGTTGCCTTCCTGGACGCCCTTGAAGAGCATAGGCCTCTGTTTACCCATTTGTCAACTTAAAAACATCATTGCTAGTGAGTGGTGGCGCCAAAACTTTAATCTTATGTAGTCAATTTTAAGGTTGTGCGGTCAAATGTATGAATTTATATTATTGATTTATATCTTTCTAAAAACACTATCCAGCTTGTATGTGGCTTCACAATTGTTACCGGTGGCAACGTGCAAAAATCTCCCTCAGTCGCCTTGTCAACTTAAAAGCATCCTACTCACGGCAACGTGCAAAATCAAGCATTGTGTTCTTGGCGATGAACGCCCCCTCTACTTCTAGTTATGTGCCTCTGTTCATCTTGGGAAGTACCAAATCCAATCGCTGGAGGCTTCAGATGGGTCTTTTACCTCATCCCACCAAGTGAAAGCTGCCATGCTTCATGGTTTTTCCACCAACTCAAGGGAACCCCTCACTCGTGCTCCTCCATCTTTGACCTCTTTGAACTTCTCGCCAACAACTCCCTCGATAGTTCCCAAGCTGTGAGCCTCATCCGCCCTTTCACCCTACCCAAACTTCGCCAAACTGTTTTCTCCATGAACAACATCTCCAGCCCCAGGCCTGACATTTTCGGTCCCACTTTCTTCCAAAATATTGGGACCTTCTCAAATATGACCTTCTAGCTTTCCTTCACGCCTAGAAGCTGTTGAAAGAGCATACCGCCTCTTAATAATGTTTTAGTGATGATGATGTATGCCTAGAGTGACTAATACCTCCACAGAGTAATTGAGGTGTTAGGTCCCTTACGTTGATGAGGATGGAGGAAAGAGGGGGCCCAAttcaaaaaggaaaaaaggtgCTGGCAAGATCACCAAAGGCTGACAGATTTTGGGTTTATCTTTTGAGTCGATAGGAAACCGCACCATTAAGAGGGGCTGAGGTAATGCTTAAGTGTGGAGATTATGAACTCATTTAATCTCTTCACCCACACACAAAGTCGAATACAATTGACATCGTCTGAGCATCTCAAATTCCCTCTAATATGCACATTCTCTGATGCCCCCGGATCTCTGGTGTCGAAGCGCCATATCTCTGAGGTTCATATGCTTTCCTCTCTGAAGGGACCGGAACTCCGGGGCGCTAACCCTAGATCTCCAGGGTTCCCGTAGCTTCTTCTCCGGAGGGGCCGGAACTCTGGGGGTCCATACCCCCGGATCTCTGGGTAATATGTGTCGCACCTTCTCTAG
Above is a window of Triticum dicoccoides isolate Atlit2015 ecotype Zavitan chromosome 5B, WEW_v2.0, whole genome shotgun sequence DNA encoding:
- the LOC119308737 gene encoding FT-interacting protein 7-like; translated protein: MQPPQPRPEDYSLKETTPRLGGFMAAGDKRTSTYDLVEQMPYLYVRAVKAKDLHAKDGTGSCDPSVEIKLGNYRCTTRQFEKNTNTEWNQVFAFPKERIQSSYIEITVKDKDDFIGRVIFDLNEVPKRVPPDSPLAPEWYRLEGRKEGRVGELMLAVWMGSQADEAFPEAWHADAASVPSDGLASIRSKVYLTPKLWYLRVNVIEAQDLVPSDKCRYPEVYVKATLGNQSLRTRISASKSVNPMWNEDLMFVAAEPFEEHLILSVEDRIAPNKDEVLGKACIPLQNVDRRPDHRPVHSRWCNLEKHVAGDGEQKKKDVKFSSRIHLRISLDGGYHVLDESAHYSSDLRATEKQLWKPSIGVLELGILNAQGLLAMKTKDGHGTTDSYCVAKYGHKWVRTRTIIDSFTPKWNEQYTWDVYDPCTVITVGVFDNCHLQGEKSKGNKDSRIGKVRIRLSTLESGRVYTHSYPLIILLPTGVKKMGEVQLAVRFTCYSLVNMMQLYSQPLLPKMHYVYPLSVTQLDVLRLQATHMVSTKLSRAEPPLRKEVVEYMLDVDSHTWSMRKSKANFFRIMKVLTPLVGTAQWFDKICEWKNPLTTVLIHLLFIILVMFPELILPTVSLYLFLIGVWFYRWRPRQPPHMDTRLSHAETSNPDEFDEEFDTFPTSRAHDVVRMRYDRLRSIAGRVQTVVGDLATQGERLQSLLNWRDPRATAIFVTFCLIAAVVLYVVPFRMVVLIAGLYVLRHPRFRRHGLPSAPLNFFRRLPAKTDSLL